In one Ornithinimicrobium pratense genomic region, the following are encoded:
- a CDS encoding phosphotriesterase family protein, translating into MTDRAVRTVLGDVAPGELGVVNYHEHLFQTTPLLPGDELDDEEHSRAEAADLVAAGVGCLVEATPIGLGRVPSAVRRISRDLGVHVVHTTGVHRESHYPARPDLTAKSTAQLAQAFRAELVDGLVDDRDAHDAEPARHGRAGLVKVGIGYWSVSAFERRAIEAAGGVSAELGAPVMVHLEHGSAAHEVLTMLAEAGCPEDRVALAHIDRNPDPGLHLELAARGAYLGYDGCARHKSWPDSVLVDCLEKVVAGGGEDRTLLGGDVARRSRYESYGGMPGLAYTYRRFLPRVRAAIGEQGVALLTTKNPSRWLTWRTAPEIDQKR; encoded by the coding sequence GTGACCGACCGCGCCGTGCGCACCGTCCTCGGCGACGTCGCACCCGGCGAGTTGGGCGTAGTGAACTACCACGAGCACCTCTTCCAGACCACCCCGCTGCTGCCCGGTGACGAGCTCGACGACGAGGAGCACAGCCGTGCGGAGGCCGCGGACCTCGTGGCGGCCGGCGTGGGTTGTCTGGTGGAAGCCACCCCGATCGGGCTCGGTCGGGTGCCCAGCGCCGTGCGGCGGATCTCGCGGGATCTGGGTGTGCACGTGGTGCACACCACCGGCGTCCACCGGGAGTCCCACTATCCTGCACGTCCCGACCTCACCGCGAAGAGCACCGCGCAGCTCGCTCAGGCGTTCCGTGCCGAGCTCGTCGACGGGCTGGTCGACGACCGCGACGCACACGATGCCGAGCCCGCCCGCCACGGCCGCGCCGGCCTGGTGAAGGTAGGCATCGGCTACTGGTCGGTCAGCGCCTTCGAACGGCGGGCGATCGAGGCCGCCGGCGGAGTCAGCGCCGAGCTCGGCGCCCCGGTGATGGTGCACCTTGAGCACGGCAGCGCCGCGCACGAAGTGTTGACCATGCTGGCCGAGGCTGGCTGCCCCGAGGACCGGGTCGCGCTCGCCCATATCGACCGCAACCCGGACCCAGGGCTGCATCTGGAGTTGGCGGCACGCGGTGCCTACCTCGGCTACGACGGTTGCGCACGCCACAAATCGTGGCCCGACAGTGTGCTGGTCGACTGCCTGGAAAAGGTTGTCGCCGGTGGCGGCGAAGACCGCACGCTGCTGGGCGGTGACGTCGCCCGGCGCAGCCGGTATGAGTCCTACGGCGGGATGCCGGGCCTGGCCTACACCTACCGGCGATTCTTGCCACGGGTGCGCGCGGCCATCGGTGAACAGGGCGTGGCACTCCTGACGACGAAGAACCCCTCGCGGTGGCTGACGTGGCGCACCGCACCCGAGATCGACCAGAAAAGGTGA
- a CDS encoding sugar ABC transporter substrate-binding protein yields the protein MSAVAVFAALSLAACSSGDGGSDGAATGTPDGDSGDDVQLVLAIRSLSNPYHANWVEGAEIFAESVDKDLTVLSDDGDSQKQLSQIRSLIASGQTIALNVDPNTSSDTQAIVRAVTDAGGYVVTQWNKPDDLLPPDVGDNWVSHISFDGDESGYQIATALFEEMGGEGGIIALQGILDNVPAQQRFAGLQRALEEYPDIELLDDQTAQWDRNTGYSVTQTLLTKHGEDVQGIWAANDNMALGALEALKAAGRGGGEVPIVGVDAVPEALDEISSGENGYLATVTTDAWWQGGAPLALAYQAAIGEYDVADASDEQRAFYGTQFLVTQDNVDEHMSAPTAEELQPDLDDPFLRSVGPIE from the coding sequence GTGTCTGCCGTCGCGGTCTTCGCGGCCCTGTCCCTCGCCGCATGCTCCTCGGGCGACGGCGGGTCAGACGGCGCAGCCACCGGCACCCCGGACGGTGACTCGGGTGATGACGTGCAACTCGTGCTGGCGATTCGTTCTCTGTCCAACCCCTACCACGCCAACTGGGTCGAGGGAGCGGAGATCTTTGCCGAGTCCGTCGACAAGGACCTCACCGTCCTCAGCGATGACGGTGACTCTCAGAAGCAGCTCTCCCAGATCCGCTCGCTCATCGCCTCCGGTCAGACCATCGCGCTCAACGTCGACCCGAACACGTCCTCGGACACTCAGGCCATCGTGCGTGCGGTGACCGACGCGGGCGGGTACGTGGTGACGCAGTGGAACAAGCCCGACGACCTGCTGCCGCCGGACGTGGGTGACAACTGGGTCTCGCACATCTCCTTCGACGGCGACGAGAGCGGCTACCAGATCGCGACTGCGCTGTTCGAAGAGATGGGCGGCGAAGGAGGCATCATCGCCCTCCAGGGCATCCTGGACAATGTCCCTGCGCAGCAGCGGTTCGCCGGTCTGCAACGGGCGCTCGAGGAGTACCCCGACATCGAGCTGCTGGACGATCAGACAGCGCAATGGGACCGCAACACCGGTTACAGCGTCACTCAGACCCTGCTGACCAAGCATGGTGAGGACGTCCAGGGCATCTGGGCAGCCAACGACAACATGGCACTCGGCGCACTGGAGGCCCTGAAGGCGGCCGGTCGCGGTGGGGGCGAGGTGCCCATTGTGGGCGTCGATGCGGTCCCCGAGGCGCTGGACGAGATCAGCTCCGGTGAGAACGGCTACCTCGCCACGGTCACGACCGACGCATGGTGGCAGGGTGGGGCGCCGCTCGCGCTCGCCTACCAGGCAGCCATCGGAGAGTACGACGTCGCCGACGCGAGCGATGAGCAGCGGGCCTTCTACGGCACGCAGTTCCTGGTGACGCAGGACAACGTCGACGAGCACATGTCGGCGCCGACGGCCGAGGAGCTGCAGCCCGACCTCGATGACCCGTTCCTTCGCAGCGTCGGGCCGATCGAGTAA
- a CDS encoding ABC transporter permease: MLFTLLSDRFFTAANLGGIADQTSILLVMAVGMTFVILLGGIDLSTEGVMATSSMVVVLLAANDRNDNDFGLLAVLAGVGVGAIFGLVNGVLHTRLKIPSFMVTLGVGAIGMGIATVLFAGRAPRLLDEGVRSWGLGQWFGLSKLVFIALFIVLIGYGIQRFTRAGRYAYVIGGDEAIARLSGISIPKYKTLAFVISGSAAGLGGAMASMRLGVGDVQIGAGQMFATITAVVIGGTLLAGGRGGVLHTVVGALIIATLANGLILVGVQPYIQVSLQGAIIVVAVAATGWHLRNRTRVIK, translated from the coding sequence ATGTTGTTCACTCTGTTGAGCGACCGGTTCTTCACCGCGGCCAACCTGGGCGGGATCGCGGACCAGACATCGATCCTGCTCGTCATGGCAGTGGGTATGACGTTCGTCATTCTCCTGGGAGGGATCGACCTCTCTACCGAGGGCGTCATGGCGACGTCGTCGATGGTCGTCGTGCTGCTGGCGGCCAACGACCGCAATGACAACGACTTCGGCCTGCTGGCCGTCCTCGCCGGCGTCGGTGTCGGCGCCATCTTCGGACTGGTCAACGGGGTGCTGCATACCCGGCTCAAGATTCCCTCGTTCATGGTGACGCTGGGTGTCGGGGCTATCGGCATGGGAATCGCCACGGTGCTCTTCGCCGGCCGCGCCCCCCGGCTGTTGGATGAGGGGGTTCGTAGCTGGGGTCTGGGCCAGTGGTTCGGGCTCTCCAAGCTCGTCTTCATCGCGTTGTTCATCGTCCTCATCGGTTACGGCATCCAGCGCTTCACCCGGGCCGGCCGCTACGCGTACGTCATTGGTGGCGATGAGGCGATTGCCCGCTTGTCCGGTATCTCGATCCCGAAGTACAAGACCTTGGCATTTGTGATCTCCGGGTCGGCCGCTGGGCTCGGCGGGGCCATGGCCTCGATGCGGCTCGGGGTGGGGGACGTCCAGATCGGTGCCGGTCAGATGTTCGCCACCATCACCGCCGTCGTCATCGGTGGCACCCTGCTCGCCGGCGGCCGCGGAGGAGTGCTGCACACCGTCGTCGGTGCGCTGATCATCGCAACCCTGGCCAACGGGCTCATCCTGGTCGGCGTGCAGCCGTACATCCAGGTGTCTCTGCAGGGCGCCATCATTGTCGTTGCGGTCGCCGCCACTGGCTGGCATCTGCGGAACAGGACGCGGGTCATCAAATGA
- a CDS encoding ABC transporter permease produces the protein MAQTEVEVATPDRRTGRGAVSRGRLVTALPMVMLIALVLAVSVREPTFLSGPSLSTLAESSVPIILLALGQTFVILTGGIDLSVAVLASLGTILLASWIDTMGVAGILLMIACITGAGLLNGVISAYAQIPSFVVTLGAMGLWSGVALGLSGASTISIGENYPLIGWLTGSRFAGVALGFWATMLGVVLVLVLMAFLARGKSLHTIGLAERAALMSGIRTRRVRVLAFGASGFFAAMAAIVLSSSQYSGSPTLADALLLPAIAAVIVGGSAITGGIGGPLRTVVGALIIGVLRVGMSILGVPPAYEQIVYGALIVVAVALSMDRSRVRVVK, from the coding sequence ATGGCTCAGACGGAGGTGGAGGTCGCGACACCGGATCGTCGCACCGGCCGCGGGGCCGTATCCAGAGGCAGGCTCGTCACGGCGCTCCCGATGGTCATGCTGATCGCCCTCGTCCTCGCGGTGAGTGTGCGTGAGCCCACGTTCTTGAGTGGCCCCAGCCTGAGCACGCTGGCAGAGAGCTCGGTGCCGATCATCCTGCTCGCCCTCGGGCAGACTTTTGTCATCCTCACCGGGGGTATCGACCTGTCGGTGGCCGTGCTCGCCTCGCTTGGCACGATCCTGCTGGCGTCGTGGATCGACACCATGGGCGTGGCGGGCATCCTCCTCATGATCGCCTGTATCACGGGGGCCGGTCTGCTCAACGGCGTCATCTCCGCATACGCGCAGATCCCGTCGTTCGTGGTGACCCTGGGCGCGATGGGGCTATGGTCCGGGGTGGCGCTGGGCCTCTCGGGCGCCTCGACCATCTCGATCGGCGAGAACTACCCACTCATCGGTTGGCTGACCGGCTCGAGGTTTGCCGGGGTGGCGCTGGGCTTTTGGGCGACGATGCTCGGCGTCGTGCTCGTGCTCGTGCTCATGGCCTTCCTGGCCCGGGGCAAGTCGCTGCACACCATCGGGCTCGCGGAGCGAGCAGCCCTCATGTCGGGGATCCGCACACGCCGCGTGCGCGTCCTGGCGTTCGGTGCCTCAGGGTTCTTCGCGGCGATGGCGGCGATCGTGCTGTCCTCCTCCCAGTACAGCGGCTCTCCGACCCTCGCGGACGCGCTGCTGCTGCCCGCGATCGCTGCGGTCATCGTGGGCGGCTCGGCGATCACCGGTGGCATCGGCGGCCCTCTGCGGACGGTCGTGGGTGCGTTGATCATCGGCGTGCTCCGGGTAGGAATGAGCATCCTGGGCGTACCGCCGGCGTACGAGCAGATCGTGTATGGCGCCTTGATCGTCGTAGCTGTAGCGCTTTCGATGGACCGGTCCAGGGTCCGCGTCGTCAAGTGA
- a CDS encoding sugar ABC transporter ATP-binding protein has translation MSEPVISLQNVSKRFPGVLALDRVSMDIRPHEVVGLIGENGAGKSTVLKILSGVYSPDEGAVELRGKPIKLRNPRDAANAGIGMVHQEQSLIGTVSVAENILLGAEGSSVRGGVYRWGEINRRAQRQLDKIQSSIKPTDKTESLTFAQRQLVELAKALGVEERSAHEPVIILDEPTSVLDGEDLETLFEQIERLRSIASVVFVSHRLDEVLRVSDRVYVMKDGRVVAERDPKTVDVDELYRLMVGRESSGGYYREDEQQEITEDAPVVLEINRLNRAGSFRDVSLKVRAGEVLGLAGVLGSGREALCRSLFGAEPFDSGEVLLRGSRVSFGSPPDAVDAGIGYIPAERRTEGVAMGLSVEENIVLADPSTVSTAGVVVPSRRSALVAEWTERLKIKTPTPHVDVANLSGGNQQKVALAKWLSSPKLKVLILDHPTRGLDVGAKEDVFTFVREACAAGLAIILLADTLEETIALSHHVVVFRDGAVTAEFPAAPGNKPTQIQLVEAMV, from the coding sequence ATGAGCGAACCCGTGATCTCCCTGCAGAATGTGTCCAAGAGGTTCCCCGGCGTCCTCGCGCTGGACCGCGTCAGCATGGACATCCGACCCCACGAGGTCGTGGGCCTGATCGGCGAGAACGGTGCCGGGAAGTCCACGGTTCTGAAGATCCTCTCCGGCGTCTACAGCCCCGACGAGGGGGCGGTCGAGCTGCGTGGAAAGCCGATCAAGCTGCGCAACCCGCGGGACGCGGCCAACGCCGGCATCGGAATGGTCCACCAGGAGCAGTCGCTCATCGGCACCGTGTCGGTCGCGGAGAACATCCTGCTGGGCGCCGAGGGCTCCTCAGTCCGCGGTGGGGTGTACCGCTGGGGTGAGATCAACCGGCGCGCGCAGCGGCAACTGGACAAGATCCAGTCGTCGATCAAGCCGACCGACAAGACCGAGTCCCTGACCTTCGCCCAGCGTCAGCTGGTCGAGCTGGCCAAGGCGCTGGGCGTCGAGGAGCGCTCGGCCCACGAACCGGTCATCATTCTCGATGAGCCCACCTCGGTGCTCGACGGTGAGGACCTGGAGACACTGTTCGAGCAGATCGAGCGGCTGCGCTCGATTGCCTCGGTAGTCTTCGTCTCCCACCGACTCGACGAGGTCCTGCGCGTCTCGGACCGCGTCTACGTCATGAAGGACGGCCGCGTCGTCGCCGAGCGGGACCCCAAGACGGTCGACGTCGACGAGCTCTACCGGCTGATGGTCGGAAGAGAGTCGAGTGGCGGTTACTACCGCGAGGACGAGCAGCAGGAGATCACCGAGGATGCCCCGGTGGTGCTCGAGATCAACCGGCTCAACCGGGCCGGGTCCTTCCGTGACGTCAGCCTCAAGGTCCGCGCCGGCGAGGTCCTCGGCCTCGCCGGCGTGCTCGGCTCCGGACGCGAAGCACTGTGCCGCAGTCTTTTCGGCGCTGAGCCCTTCGACTCTGGGGAGGTGCTACTCCGGGGCTCCCGGGTGTCGTTCGGCTCACCACCGGACGCCGTCGATGCCGGTATTGGCTACATCCCCGCCGAGCGGCGGACCGAAGGCGTAGCCATGGGGTTGTCCGTGGAGGAGAACATTGTGCTTGCTGACCCCAGCACTGTGAGCACGGCGGGCGTCGTCGTGCCCTCGCGGCGCTCAGCGCTCGTGGCGGAGTGGACCGAGCGGCTGAAGATCAAGACCCCGACACCACATGTCGACGTCGCCAATCTCAGCGGTGGGAACCAGCAGAAGGTGGCCTTGGCCAAGTGGCTGAGCTCGCCAAAGCTGAAGGTGCTCATCCTCGACCATCCGACCCGAGGGCTCGATGTGGGGGCCAAGGAGGACGTGTTCACGTTCGTCCGGGAGGCCTGCGCCGCAGGGTTGGCGATCATCCTGCTCGCGGACACGCTCGAGGAGACCATCGCGCTGAGTCACCACGTCGTCGTGTTCCGTGATGGTGCGGTGACCGCTGAGTTCCCCGCGGCTCCGGGCAACAAACCGACTCAGATTCAACTTGTGGAGGCGATGGTCTGA
- a CDS encoding acetyl-CoA carboxylase carboxyltransferase subunit alpha/beta: MTETSQARPGPSMTRLPALEVLTTVLDPGSFRSWDQPVTQPQLGEEYAAALRKAHERSGVDEAVITGEGLLDGRRVAVVAGEFAFLAGSIGLAASERLTVAIERATQEGLPLLASPSSGGTRMQEGTPAFLQMVKIGQAVMAHRQAGLPYLVYLRHPTTGGVLASWGSLGHLTVAEPGALVGFLGPRVREVIHGEPFPDGVQVAENLARRGVLDGVVPLEDLRGLAIAALHVLTAPQEPVRSASRSTTGPARLPGVAEENSAWASVEATRRPGRPGLRELLEHSADIFIPLRGTGSGESDLTVILGLARFDGVSCVLVGQDRRAQRDAYLGPAALRVAQRGFQLAEELSLPVVTVIDTPGADLSPEGEEGGMAGEIARTLGALATVRVPVVSIVLGEGTGGGALALMPADRTVCAEHGWIAPLPPEGASAIVHRSGERAAEMAELHRIRAVDLFRMGAVDEIVPEHPDAADEPHAFSQRVAQAVVDHLADLLAMPAEERLVMRRARYRNLGSD, translated from the coding sequence ATGACAGAAACGAGCCAGGCCCGGCCGGGTCCGAGCATGACCCGCCTACCGGCACTGGAGGTGCTCACCACGGTGCTCGACCCGGGCTCCTTCCGGTCCTGGGACCAGCCCGTGACGCAACCCCAGCTGGGGGAGGAGTATGCCGCGGCGCTGCGCAAGGCGCACGAGCGCAGCGGCGTCGACGAAGCGGTGATCACCGGCGAGGGGCTCCTCGACGGGCGCCGGGTCGCCGTCGTGGCCGGGGAGTTCGCCTTCCTGGCCGGCTCCATCGGGCTGGCCGCCAGCGAGCGGCTGACCGTCGCGATCGAGCGGGCCACCCAGGAGGGTCTGCCGCTGCTGGCCTCCCCTTCATCAGGTGGCACGCGGATGCAGGAGGGGACACCCGCCTTCCTGCAGATGGTCAAGATCGGGCAAGCCGTGATGGCTCACCGCCAGGCGGGCCTGCCCTACCTGGTCTACCTCAGGCACCCCACCACCGGCGGCGTGCTGGCCTCGTGGGGCTCGCTGGGCCACCTGACGGTCGCCGAGCCGGGCGCCCTGGTCGGCTTCCTTGGGCCACGGGTCCGCGAGGTCATCCACGGGGAGCCCTTCCCTGACGGTGTCCAGGTGGCCGAGAACCTGGCGCGGCGGGGTGTCCTCGATGGCGTGGTCCCTCTCGAGGACCTCCGCGGGCTGGCGATCGCCGCGCTGCACGTGCTCACGGCGCCGCAGGAGCCGGTCCGCTCCGCGAGCCGATCCACGACGGGACCGGCCCGGCTGCCCGGGGTGGCCGAGGAGAACTCCGCCTGGGCGTCCGTCGAGGCGACCCGGCGCCCGGGCCGTCCCGGGCTGCGCGAGCTCCTTGAGCACTCGGCCGACATCTTCATCCCGCTGCGCGGCACGGGGTCCGGGGAGTCCGACCTCACCGTGATCCTCGGGCTGGCCCGCTTCGACGGGGTCTCCTGCGTGCTCGTGGGCCAGGACCGGCGGGCGCAGCGAGACGCCTACCTGGGCCCTGCGGCGCTGCGGGTGGCACAGCGAGGCTTCCAGCTGGCCGAGGAGCTGTCGTTGCCCGTCGTCACCGTCATCGACACCCCAGGGGCCGACCTGTCCCCGGAGGGGGAGGAGGGTGGCATGGCCGGTGAGATCGCCCGCACCTTGGGTGCCCTCGCGACCGTGCGTGTGCCGGTGGTCTCGATCGTGCTCGGTGAGGGCACCGGAGGTGGTGCCCTGGCCCTGATGCCGGCTGACCGGACGGTCTGCGCCGAGCATGGCTGGATCGCGCCGCTGCCGCCTGAGGGTGCCAGCGCGATCGTGCACCGCTCGGGGGAGCGGGCGGCCGAGATGGCCGAGCTGCACCGGATCCGTGCCGTCGACCTGTTCCGGATGGGCGCGGTGGACGAGATCGTGCCCGAGCACCCGGATGCAGCCGACGAGCCGCACGCCTTCAGCCAACGGGTCGCCCAAGCAGTGGTCGACCACCTCGCCGATCTGCTGGCGATGCCCGCTGAGGAACGCCTGGTCATGCGGCGCGCCCGCTACCGCAACCTCGGCAGTGATTGA
- a CDS encoding SIS domain-containing protein, with protein MTASPNGGSPMVEEMPLLERIRDAMPSLRKSEQKVAQVVLAAPADILGYTMAAVADAAGVSEPTVMRFALRLGYDGFQAFKLDLAQVLALGVPVTYSGIEPGDSVETMAQKVFDHTISSLDRARKTYDPEALSKAVDYLAAATSVTFIGFGASSIIAQDAEQKGGLFGVPCSAPLDAHQQVMAASMCEPGCVFFIISNTGNTGIVLEVAELARRHGATIIGLTGGQTPLVPFCDVALIAKTYEDTEVFTPMVSRLAGLVVIDILATAVVVKKGPQHLDRVRTMKRELARFRASKTSMDGWHPGPEGIVDGGTRKA; from the coding sequence ATGACTGCGAGTCCCAATGGCGGGAGCCCGATGGTCGAGGAGATGCCCCTCCTCGAACGGATCCGAGACGCGATGCCCAGCCTGCGCAAGTCCGAGCAGAAGGTCGCCCAGGTGGTGCTGGCCGCTCCGGCAGACATCCTTGGCTACACGATGGCCGCGGTGGCCGACGCCGCCGGGGTGTCCGAGCCGACGGTCATGCGCTTTGCTCTGCGGCTCGGCTACGACGGGTTCCAGGCCTTCAAGCTTGACCTCGCCCAGGTGCTCGCCCTCGGGGTCCCGGTCACCTACTCGGGCATCGAGCCTGGTGACTCCGTGGAGACGATGGCGCAGAAGGTGTTCGACCACACCATCAGCAGCCTTGACCGAGCCCGTAAGACCTACGACCCCGAGGCGCTCTCCAAGGCCGTCGACTATCTGGCCGCGGCAACCTCCGTGACGTTCATCGGCTTCGGCGCCTCAAGCATCATCGCCCAGGACGCGGAGCAGAAGGGCGGGTTGTTCGGGGTGCCGTGCTCCGCCCCACTCGATGCCCATCAGCAGGTCATGGCGGCCTCGATGTGCGAGCCGGGCTGCGTCTTCTTCATCATCTCCAACACCGGCAACACCGGCATCGTCCTCGAGGTCGCCGAGCTGGCCCGGCGCCATGGGGCGACCATCATCGGCCTGACGGGGGGTCAGACGCCGCTGGTGCCGTTCTGCGACGTTGCGCTCATCGCCAAGACCTACGAGGACACCGAGGTGTTCACCCCCATGGTCAGCCGTCTCGCCGGGCTCGTCGTCATCGACATCCTCGCGACGGCCGTGGTGGTCAAGAAGGGGCCCCAGCATCTCGACCGGGTGCGGACGATGAAGCGCGAGCTTGCCCGGTTCCGGGCGAGCAAGACCTCCATGGACGGCTGGCATCCCGGTCCCGAGGGAATTGTTGACGGCGGGACCAGGAAGGCTTGA
- the dctP gene encoding TRAP transporter substrate-binding protein DctP: protein MTRKVLFSLAISSGLLLAACGGGSNDSPAGGEAAGCEDVTLRLSHQWPEPTGDDGDFRSQIAIDFKEKVEEATDGSVSVDIFPNSTLSKATEQYDAMRAGSIDMSVFPLDYASGVVPEWGITLMPGLVSNHDQAQAWEDSEIGDWVEENMEENGVKLLTWVWNAGGIGTKADQPIVTPDDMPSGTTMRAAGTYVEHMLADAGAGISSLPSNEIYTAMQTGVLDAAVTSTGSFASFNLQEQVASYTSPTENTFWFMFEPLIITTETFESLCEEQQEAVETAGADLQEYAYQASREDDARVEQIFTDAGVNVVTMDDAAYQEWVTLAEKQWASYAEDIEGGQELIDMALEAGN, encoded by the coding sequence GTGACCCGCAAGGTGTTGTTTTCGCTGGCCATCAGTTCCGGACTGCTTCTTGCCGCGTGCGGTGGGGGCTCCAACGACTCCCCGGCGGGCGGCGAGGCGGCCGGGTGTGAGGACGTGACGCTGCGCCTGTCCCACCAGTGGCCCGAGCCCACCGGAGATGACGGCGACTTCCGCTCCCAGATCGCCATCGACTTCAAGGAGAAGGTCGAGGAGGCCACCGACGGCTCCGTCTCGGTCGACATCTTCCCCAACAGCACCCTGTCCAAGGCCACCGAGCAGTATGACGCGATGCGCGCCGGCTCGATCGACATGTCGGTGTTCCCCCTGGACTACGCCAGCGGTGTGGTCCCCGAGTGGGGGATCACCCTGATGCCGGGCCTGGTGAGCAACCACGACCAGGCGCAGGCGTGGGAAGACTCCGAGATCGGTGACTGGGTCGAGGAGAACATGGAGGAGAACGGCGTGAAGCTGCTCACCTGGGTGTGGAACGCCGGCGGGATCGGCACCAAGGCCGACCAGCCCATCGTGACCCCCGACGACATGCCGTCGGGCACCACCATGCGAGCGGCCGGCACCTACGTCGAGCACATGCTCGCCGACGCGGGAGCCGGGATCTCCAGCCTGCCCTCGAACGAGATCTACACCGCGATGCAGACCGGCGTGCTCGACGCCGCCGTCACCTCGACCGGCTCGTTCGCCTCGTTCAACCTGCAGGAGCAGGTGGCGTCCTACACCAGCCCGACGGAGAACACCTTCTGGTTCATGTTCGAGCCGCTCATCATCACCACCGAGACCTTCGAATCCCTCTGCGAGGAGCAGCAGGAGGCCGTCGAGACCGCGGGCGCGGACCTGCAGGAGTACGCCTACCAGGCCTCCCGGGAGGACGACGCGCGGGTGGAGCAGATCTTCACCGACGCGGGCGTGAACGTGGTCACCATGGACGATGCGGCATACCAGGAGTGGGTCACCCTGGCCGAGAAGCAGTGGGCGTCCTACGCCGAGGACATCGAGGGTGGCCAGGAGCTGATCGACATGGCACTCGAGGCTGGGAACTGA
- the eda gene encoding bifunctional 4-hydroxy-2-oxoglutarate aldolase/2-dehydro-3-deoxy-phosphogluconate aldolase, giving the protein MSTATTLTMEEICRMSPVVPVVKVPSAEAAVSVAKALVRGGVPVIELTLRTPAAIEAIRAIAAEVPDIVLGAGTVTTPEQVTLAVEAGARFVVSPGSPADLQDAVLDANVPALLGAATTTEMMQLANRGWRTMKFFPAEAAGGATYLANVRGPLPDLQFCPTGGVNRKNAADYLALANVACVGGSWITPEAAIDAGDWATIERLAGEAAQLGG; this is encoded by the coding sequence ATGAGCACGGCTACGACCCTCACGATGGAAGAGATCTGCCGGATGAGCCCGGTGGTGCCCGTCGTCAAGGTGCCGAGCGCTGAGGCCGCGGTGAGCGTGGCCAAGGCCCTGGTGCGAGGCGGGGTGCCCGTCATCGAGCTGACCCTGCGCACCCCGGCTGCGATCGAGGCGATCCGGGCCATCGCGGCGGAGGTGCCCGACATCGTCCTGGGCGCCGGCACGGTGACCACCCCGGAGCAGGTCACGCTCGCTGTCGAGGCCGGCGCGCGGTTCGTCGTCTCGCCGGGCTCGCCGGCCGACCTGCAGGACGCCGTCCTGGACGCCAACGTCCCAGCTCTGCTCGGCGCGGCCACCACCACCGAGATGATGCAGCTCGCGAACCGCGGGTGGCGCACCATGAAGTTCTTCCCCGCTGAGGCGGCGGGCGGCGCCACCTACCTGGCCAATGTGCGCGGACCGCTGCCAGACCTGCAGTTCTGCCCCACCGGCGGGGTCAACCGGAAGAACGCCGCGGACTACCTCGCGCTCGCGAACGTCGCCTGCGTCGGGGGCTCGTGGATCACGCCCGAGGCCGCCATTGACGCGGGGGACTGGGCCACCATCGAGAGGTTGGCCGGCGAGGCGGCACAGCTTGGTGGCTGA
- a CDS encoding FadR/GntR family transcriptional regulator codes for MSANDDTARVPAATTPRPTQLPRPRLYEQIVQELHHHIAEHGLAPGDKLPAERELAQALGVSRASLAQALVALEVVGIVQVRHGEGATIRQLPGASDTLVRAVREHQDSLPDIIDARSAMEAKLAWLAAERRTEQDMQLIDEALAQMRAEVQAGERALEGDRAFHEAVTRAAHSVVLARLMAEISELILESRIESLSQPGRPQDSLRMHESITEAIRRQDPTAAAAAMTEHIALVSDVAFLSYTSAEQQET; via the coding sequence ATGAGTGCCAATGACGACACCGCCCGGGTGCCAGCGGCAACGACGCCGCGGCCGACCCAACTGCCCAGGCCCCGCCTGTATGAGCAGATCGTCCAGGAGCTGCACCACCACATTGCCGAGCATGGGCTGGCCCCTGGCGACAAGCTGCCCGCCGAGCGTGAGCTGGCCCAGGCCTTGGGCGTGAGCCGCGCCTCCCTGGCCCAGGCCCTCGTCGCCCTGGAGGTGGTGGGGATCGTCCAGGTGCGGCACGGCGAGGGGGCAACCATCCGTCAGCTGCCCGGGGCCAGCGACACGCTGGTCCGGGCGGTGCGCGAGCACCAGGACTCACTGCCCGACATCATCGACGCCCGCTCCGCCATGGAGGCCAAGCTCGCCTGGCTCGCCGCCGAGCGTCGGACCGAGCAGGACATGCAGCTGATCGACGAGGCGCTCGCCCAGATGCGGGCCGAGGTGCAGGCGGGCGAGCGGGCGCTGGAGGGCGACCGCGCCTTCCACGAAGCGGTGACCCGGGCCGCGCACTCGGTGGTGCTGGCCCGGTTGATGGCTGAGATCAGCGAGCTCATCCTGGAGAGCCGCATCGAGTCGCTCTCCCAGCCCGGGCGCCCCCAGGACTCCCTGCGCATGCACGAGAGCATCACCGAGGCGATCCGTCGCCAGGATCCCACCGCCGCCGCCGCAGCGATGACGGAGCACATCGCGTTGGTCTCCGACGTCGCGTTCTTGTCCTACACCTCAGCCGAGCAGCAGGAGACCTGA